A stretch of Pseudomonadota bacterium DNA encodes these proteins:
- a CDS encoding hydrogenase iron-sulfur subunit, whose translation MMNKFEPKIVLFLCNWCSYAGADLAGTSRLQYAPNVRVVRLMCSG comes from the coding sequence CTGATGAACAAATTTGAGCCAAAAATAGTCCTCTTCCTCTGTAACTGGTGCTCCTATGCAGGAGCTGATCTGGCCGGTACATCCCGGCTTCAGTATGCACCGAATGTAAGGGTTGTGCGTCTTATGTGCAGCGG